A window of Christiangramia forsetii KT0803 contains these coding sequences:
- the pnuC gene encoding nicotinamide riboside transporter PnuC, with protein sequence MQPIFDYFFSQYSDYPTLFIILEIIAVIFGFLSVWYSKQNNILVYPTGIVSTLIFVYLLWQWQLLGDMMINAYYFSMSIYGWYIWTRKVDPEHYTPITSTTKKEQFQSVFIFLGTLLFVFAVYEYFDKWNNWTAYIDTVTTAIFFVGMWLMAKKKIENWIYWIIGDIISVPLYFYKGLTFTSLQYLVFTIIAIYGYKAWKKNLRNDLRPA encoded by the coding sequence ATGCAGCCGATTTTTGATTATTTCTTTAGTCAGTATTCAGATTATCCAACACTTTTTATAATTCTCGAAATCATTGCGGTAATCTTCGGATTTCTATCGGTTTGGTATTCCAAGCAAAATAATATTCTGGTATACCCAACCGGTATTGTGAGCACATTGATCTTTGTGTATCTGTTATGGCAGTGGCAATTGCTAGGAGATATGATGATCAACGCTTACTATTTCTCCATGAGCATCTATGGTTGGTATATCTGGACCCGAAAAGTAGATCCAGAGCATTATACCCCTATTACAAGCACTACTAAAAAGGAACAATTTCAGTCTGTGTTTATTTTTTTGGGAACCTTATTATTTGTGTTTGCGGTCTACGAATATTTTGACAAATGGAATAACTGGACCGCTTATATAGATACGGTAACCACAGCGATTTTCTTTGTGGGGATGTGGTTAATGGCTAAGAAAAAAATCGAAAACTGGATTTACTGGATTATAGGAGATATTATTTCTGTACCACTCTACTTTTATAAAGGTCTTACCTTTACCAGTCTGCAATATTTGGTATTCACAATAATTGCGATATACGGCTATAAAGCATGGAAGAAAAACTTGCGCAACGACCTGCGTCCTGCATAA
- a CDS encoding sigma-54-dependent transcriptional regulator, which produces MSKVLVVEDDVAFGTMLKTFLEKRNYKVTLVYSASEAFKKISSNKFDLVLTDVRLPDNDGLEILKNVKAENPSTQVIVMTSYAEISMAVNAMKEGAFDYVSKPFRPESILQTIENALHTNEVAPVVSKPKPARKNRGPLTENLDLVKGVSEPSRRLSDYVELVAPTNMSVLVTGESGTGKEQIAKSIHLQSKRHAAPFIAVDCGAIPKEIASSEFFGHLKGSFTGAINDKTGHFEAANGGTLFLDEIGNLTYELQVQLLRALQERRVKPVGSNNEVEVDIRVVTATNEDLSEAVKEGEFREDLYHRLNEFSIKVPALRERKEDLMLFANQFLDEANGDLEKNILGFTDEAIHAFKNYNWPGNLRELKNMVKRAVLLTQDDLIPLKVLPHEIATSSRTNENDYGLFKNKNEEQLILDALEKTGGNKSKAARMLSIDRKTLYNKLKQYGIKL; this is translated from the coding sequence ATGTCTAAAGTTTTGGTTGTTGAAGACGATGTAGCATTTGGTACCATGCTAAAAACCTTTCTTGAGAAAAGGAATTATAAGGTAACTCTTGTTTATTCAGCTTCTGAAGCCTTTAAAAAAATATCATCAAATAAATTTGATCTGGTCTTAACCGATGTTAGGTTACCTGATAATGATGGATTAGAGATTCTGAAGAATGTAAAAGCAGAAAATCCGTCTACTCAGGTTATTGTAATGACCAGTTATGCAGAGATAAGTATGGCTGTAAATGCCATGAAAGAAGGAGCGTTCGACTATGTTTCCAAACCTTTCAGACCAGAATCTATTCTGCAAACCATTGAAAATGCATTGCATACCAATGAAGTAGCTCCGGTGGTTTCAAAACCTAAGCCTGCCAGGAAAAACAGGGGCCCTCTAACAGAAAATCTTGATCTGGTTAAAGGGGTGAGTGAGCCTTCAAGAAGGCTAAGTGATTATGTAGAATTAGTTGCCCCTACAAATATGTCGGTTTTAGTGACCGGTGAAAGTGGTACAGGAAAAGAACAGATAGCTAAAAGTATTCACTTGCAGAGTAAAAGGCATGCCGCTCCTTTTATAGCGGTAGATTGTGGAGCAATTCCGAAGGAGATCGCTTCCAGTGAGTTTTTCGGACATCTTAAAGGCTCATTTACTGGAGCAATTAACGATAAAACGGGACATTTTGAAGCAGCAAATGGAGGAACCCTGTTTCTGGACGAAATTGGAAATCTTACCTATGAACTTCAGGTACAATTATTAAGAGCTTTACAAGAGCGTAGAGTTAAGCCTGTAGGTAGCAATAATGAGGTAGAAGTTGATATTCGTGTTGTTACGGCTACCAATGAAGATCTTTCTGAAGCAGTAAAAGAAGGGGAGTTTAGAGAAGACCTTTATCATAGATTAAATGAGTTTTCTATTAAAGTTCCTGCATTAAGGGAAAGGAAAGAAGATCTTATGTTGTTTGCGAATCAATTTTTAGATGAAGCAAACGGAGATCTTGAAAAGAATATTCTTGGTTTTACAGATGAGGCTATTCATGCCTTTAAAAACTATAACTGGCCCGGAAACCTTCGAGAGCTTAAGAATATGGTAAAACGTGCCGTACTTTTAACTCAGGATGACCTTATCCCTTTAAAAGTATTGCCCCATGAGATTGCAACTTCTTCACGTACCAATGAAAATGATTATGGCCTGTTTAAGAATAAGAACGAGGAGCAATTAATTCTGGATGCGCTGGAAAAGACTGGTGGGAATAAGAGTAAAGCTGCCAGAATGCTTTCCATAGACCGAAAAACACTTTATAATAAATTGAAACAATACGGTATTAAACTGTAA
- a CDS encoding 4'-phosphopantetheinyl transferase family protein yields MPLYKTITVDEHTKVFIWKVEESFEWLSDGIELTEHCQKRVDGMKSEIHRRGFMSIRHLMAKAGYVDHDLYYGDDGKPHLKDDKYISITHSFNFTAIIISDKDVGIDIEKQRNKILKIAHKFTPLDEYHTLANEEALIRKLTIVWGAKESVYKLIAQPGVGFLQHINVTDFDFDDFITTTHVRYNGIDDWFDVNFLEFENFTCVYVKPSNSKSKA; encoded by the coding sequence ATGCCTCTTTATAAAACTATAACAGTTGACGAACATACTAAAGTCTTCATTTGGAAGGTGGAAGAATCTTTTGAATGGCTCTCTGATGGAATTGAATTAACCGAGCATTGCCAGAAAAGAGTTGATGGGATGAAATCTGAAATTCATCGTCGTGGATTTATGAGTATCAGGCATTTAATGGCTAAAGCAGGATATGTAGATCACGATCTTTATTATGGAGATGATGGGAAACCGCATTTAAAAGATGATAAGTATATATCCATAACTCATTCTTTCAATTTTACTGCGATTATTATCAGTGATAAGGATGTAGGAATTGATATCGAAAAACAGCGAAACAAGATCCTGAAAATTGCCCATAAATTTACGCCGCTGGACGAATATCATACCCTGGCCAATGAGGAAGCTTTAATTCGAAAATTGACCATTGTGTGGGGTGCCAAAGAATCGGTTTATAAACTAATCGCTCAACCCGGAGTTGGTTTTCTGCAACATATTAATGTAACCGATTTTGACTTCGATGATTTTATAACAACCACTCATGTTCGCTATAATGGAATCGATGACTGGTTTGATGTAAATTTTCTGGAATTTGAGAATTTCACCTGCGTATATGTTAAGCCTTCCAATTCTAAGTCGAAAGCCTGA
- a CDS encoding geranylgeranylglyceryl/heptaprenylglyceryl phosphate synthase, with protein MIEVQSYLEEIQQAAYENRKMLAVLIDPDKFDDTKASQFIQKLPENATHIFVGGSTVEKGRTCEVVSIVKNYCGLPIILFPGDHSQISSHADALLFLSLISGRNPEFLIEQQVRSVEKIRNTNLEIIPTGYILIDGGKETSVQKVSNTIPLAQNNIQQIVNTALAGQYSGKKLIYLEAGSGAKFSISSEIIQAVKTALDIPVIVGGGVRSIQQLQLAYDAGADLVVIGTAFENDDFHS; from the coding sequence ATGATCGAAGTTCAAAGTTATCTGGAGGAGATTCAGCAGGCAGCTTATGAAAATCGAAAAATGCTGGCGGTATTAATAGATCCCGATAAGTTTGATGATACTAAAGCTTCTCAATTCATTCAGAAATTGCCAGAAAATGCGACGCATATTTTTGTGGGCGGTAGTACGGTAGAAAAAGGCAGAACTTGTGAAGTGGTAAGTATCGTTAAAAATTATTGCGGATTACCAATTATACTTTTTCCGGGAGATCACAGTCAGATATCTTCTCATGCAGATGCTCTGCTATTTTTGAGCCTTATCTCCGGAAGAAATCCTGAATTTTTAATAGAGCAACAGGTACGCTCTGTAGAAAAGATAAGGAATACCAATCTTGAGATCATCCCAACAGGTTATATTTTGATTGATGGTGGAAAGGAAACGTCGGTTCAGAAAGTAAGCAATACGATCCCGTTAGCTCAAAATAATATTCAACAAATTGTAAATACGGCACTTGCTGGCCAGTATTCAGGAAAAAAGCTTATTTATCTGGAAGCGGGAAGCGGTGCGAAATTTTCAATTTCTTCTGAAATAATTCAGGCGGTAAAAACAGCATTGGATATTCCGGTTATTGTGGGTGGTGGTGTTCGCAGCATACAGCAACTTCAGTTAGCCTATGATGCGGGAGCCGATCTGGTGGTGATTGGAACTGCTTTTGAAAATGATGATTTTCATTCTTAA
- a CDS encoding hybrid sensor histidine kinase/response regulator, translating into MYSAKRSITAKVVTGYVIVAILAALAVWYVYNQVIDYSEIAQSNTENNRQLILVSEISTNLNESENTSRRLIQTGSEEELKLYNSQIDTIKSKLNRLEEIYQNIDLENEVDSINKLLNKKTENLKELVALRDTDRNTNYYSKALSELRNIDQSFKDYSYENRFRNLKSYQKDILVKWLEYSKEDNEERITTQRLDSVVKSVKRVLTDLEFANRQFQNEVIQKENELLNNDLILNQQLQSLLAELELKERENSVERAEIFQNMLNKTSNIIFLGGSVILLIILYFIINIIGDVTRSQRYRVQLEEAKEFAESLLASREQFMAAITHDLRSPLTTVMGYTDLIQKTDLNEKQKHYLTQIKKSSEFILRLVNDLLDLSKLEAGKMLVEKLSFNPKNLIKDTVNNIIPAEKKKDVKIQIEVSKETNVQIQSDPFRIKQILANLISNAWKFTEKGSILIAAKLQESSTENHILEIRVKDSGIGISKEMQASIFEEFSQENSSIEKRFGGSGLGLAITKRLTELLEGKIKVNSEQGKGSEFIITIPVLKLSETREEAEKEENTETIIEENNLQTSGMRALIVDDEPGQLSLTMEVAKSMGFEIETAENGKEALDRLKNTEFDLVLTDIQMPILDGFQLIKNIRTNDDLKDLPVIALSGRTDIAKDVYRQLGFNNKLLKPYKPTELKQNIAQLLEVKYKEEVASEESHNGNLKSENYDLSDIYEFSGHDDQAMQTIIQAFLEGAGSSSLELEVAYKEGDIDKMGKLAHRMLPMLRQMKANEVIPVLIKMESKEEVKKSEFIYFQKKLKELMSSLETDITV; encoded by the coding sequence ATGTATAGTGCGAAACGCTCCATCACCGCAAAAGTAGTTACCGGATATGTAATTGTAGCCATTTTAGCAGCTCTTGCTGTTTGGTATGTCTATAACCAGGTAATCGATTATTCTGAAATCGCTCAATCTAACACCGAAAATAACCGCCAACTTATTCTGGTTAGCGAAATAAGCACCAATCTAAACGAATCTGAAAATACCAGTCGCCGACTTATTCAAACAGGTTCAGAAGAGGAATTAAAACTTTATAATTCCCAGATCGATACTATAAAATCCAAACTTAACAGGCTTGAAGAGATCTATCAAAATATAGATCTTGAAAATGAGGTGGACAGTATTAACAAGCTTCTGAATAAAAAAACTGAAAACTTAAAGGAACTTGTTGCCCTGAGGGATACCGATAGAAATACAAATTATTATTCTAAAGCTTTAAGTGAACTTAGAAATATTGATCAATCTTTTAAAGATTATAGTTATGAGAACAGATTCAGAAATCTTAAATCTTATCAAAAAGATATCCTGGTTAAATGGCTGGAATATTCAAAAGAAGATAATGAGGAGCGCATAACCACCCAACGTCTTGATTCTGTTGTGAAATCTGTAAAAAGGGTTTTAACAGATCTTGAATTTGCTAACAGACAATTTCAGAATGAGGTAATCCAAAAGGAGAATGAATTATTGAACAATGATCTCATCCTGAATCAACAACTTCAAAGTTTATTGGCCGAACTTGAATTAAAAGAAAGGGAGAATTCAGTAGAAAGAGCTGAAATTTTTCAAAATATGCTAAATAAAACTTCAAATATCATCTTTCTTGGAGGTTCAGTTATCCTGCTTATTATCCTCTATTTTATCATTAACATTATTGGAGATGTAACCCGAAGTCAGCGTTACAGAGTTCAGCTGGAAGAAGCAAAGGAGTTCGCTGAATCCTTACTAGCCAGTCGGGAGCAATTTATGGCCGCGATTACTCACGATCTTAGAAGTCCGCTTACCACGGTAATGGGTTATACAGATCTTATTCAGAAAACCGATCTCAATGAAAAACAGAAGCATTATTTAACCCAAATTAAAAAATCTTCAGAATTCATCCTGAGACTTGTAAACGACCTTTTAGATCTATCCAAATTAGAGGCGGGAAAAATGCTGGTTGAGAAGCTTTCTTTCAACCCAAAAAACCTTATAAAAGATACGGTAAACAATATTATTCCTGCGGAAAAGAAAAAGGATGTAAAGATCCAAATCGAAGTTTCAAAAGAAACCAATGTTCAAATACAGAGCGATCCTTTCCGGATCAAGCAAATTCTGGCAAATCTTATCTCAAACGCCTGGAAATTTACAGAAAAAGGAAGTATTCTTATCGCTGCCAAACTTCAGGAAAGTTCTACTGAAAATCATATTTTGGAGATCAGGGTGAAAGATTCAGGAATCGGAATTTCCAAGGAAATGCAAGCCAGCATTTTTGAGGAATTTTCCCAGGAGAATAGCAGTATTGAAAAGCGTTTTGGGGGTTCCGGGCTGGGGCTTGCCATCACCAAGAGACTTACCGAATTACTTGAAGGGAAAATAAAAGTAAATAGCGAACAGGGAAAAGGAAGTGAGTTTATTATTACTATTCCGGTATTAAAGCTTTCAGAAACCAGGGAAGAAGCAGAAAAAGAAGAAAATACCGAAACGATTATTGAAGAAAATAATTTACAAACTTCGGGAATGAGAGCTTTAATCGTGGATGATGAACCGGGACAGTTATCACTAACCATGGAAGTAGCGAAATCTATGGGGTTTGAAATTGAAACTGCTGAAAATGGAAAGGAAGCCCTTGATCGACTTAAAAACACTGAATTTGATCTTGTGCTAACCGATATTCAAATGCCAATTCTTGATGGTTTCCAGCTTATTAAAAACATTCGTACTAATGATGACCTTAAAGATCTTCCGGTAATCGCACTTTCAGGAAGAACAGATATCGCAAAAGACGTCTATAGACAATTAGGTTTTAACAACAAATTACTGAAACCCTATAAGCCTACTGAACTAAAGCAAAATATAGCCCAGTTACTGGAGGTAAAATATAAAGAAGAGGTGGCTTCCGAAGAATCTCACAATGGCAACCTTAAATCTGAAAATTATGACCTCAGCGACATTTATGAATTCTCTGGCCATGACGATCAGGCAATGCAAACCATTATACAGGCATTTCTCGAAGGAGCTGGCAGCAGCAGTTTAGAACTTGAAGTTGCTTACAAAGAAGGGGATATTGACAAAATGGGAAAATTAGCCCATAGAATGCTTCCTATGCTACGACAAATGAAAGCAAATGAGGTTATACCAGTCCTTATAAAAATGGAATCCAAAGAGGAAGTAAAAAAATCTGAATTTATCTATTTTCAGAAAAAACTGAAAGAATTAATGTCCAGCTTAGAAACCGATATTACAGTTTAA
- a CDS encoding VOC family protein, whose product MNIENPVVWFEIYVNDLNRAKSFYEQVFKTELSEIGDPTDEEIKMLGFPGDMESKGKASGALVYMKGMDVGKNSTIVYFFSEDCSVEESRIKDAGGKVERAKMSIGEYGFISLAKDTEGNMIGIHSME is encoded by the coding sequence ATGAATATTGAAAATCCGGTCGTTTGGTTTGAGATCTATGTAAACGATCTTAATCGGGCCAAATCTTTTTACGAGCAAGTATTTAAAACGGAATTATCTGAAATAGGAGATCCCACCGACGAGGAAATAAAAATGCTCGGGTTTCCTGGGGATATGGAATCTAAGGGTAAGGCTTCAGGAGCTTTGGTTTATATGAAAGGAATGGACGTAGGAAAGAATAGTACTATTGTTTACTTTTTCAGTGAGGATTGTAGTGTGGAAGAATCGAGGATAAAAGATGCCGGGGGAAAGGTGGAAAGGGCGAAAATGTCTATTGGGGAATATGGTTTTATAAGTCTCGCTAAGGATACCGAAGGCAATATGATCGGGATTCATTCCATGGAATAG
- a CDS encoding thiamine-binding protein, translated as MNISVELTLTPIQDNYEPAIINFIKKMRESGLTVKENPLSTQVYGDYDEVMGLLNKEIKNAFEAIDRGLMYVKIVKSDRSEYAADF; from the coding sequence ATGAACATATCAGTAGAACTTACACTTACGCCCATTCAGGATAATTATGAACCGGCGATCATTAATTTCATCAAAAAAATGAGAGAGTCGGGACTTACAGTGAAAGAAAACCCACTGAGTACCCAGGTTTATGGAGATTATGATGAGGTAATGGGATTGTTAAATAAAGAGATCAAAAATGCATTTGAAGCGATAGACCGCGGACTTATGTACGTAAAGATCGTGAAATCTGACCGTAGCGAATATGCAGCCGATTTTTGA
- the ahcY gene encoding adenosylhomocysteinase produces the protein MSTKTVPYTAYKVKDIELAEYGRREIELAEAEMPGLMALRKEYGASKPLKGARIAGCLHMTIQTAVLIETLVELGANVTWSSCNIFSTQDHAAAAIAAAGIPVYAWKGLTEEEFNWCIEQTLFFGEDRKPLNMILDDGGDLTNMVLDEYPELAEGIKGLSEETTTGVHRLYERMKKGTLPMPAINVNDSVTKSKFDNKYGCRESAVDAIRRATDVMLAGKRVVVCGYGDVGKGTAQSFKGAGSIVTVTEIDPICALQAAMDGFEVKQLETVLPKADIVITTTGNKDIVRPEHFEAMKDKTIVANIGHFDNEIAVSWLNEKHGDSKVEIKPQVDKYTINGKDIILLAEGRLVNLGCATGHPSFVMSNSFTNQTLAQIELWKNTDEYKNEVYMLPKHLDEKVAKLHLERIGVELTELKQDQAEYIGVTVEGPYKPEYYRY, from the coding sequence ATGTCGACTAAAACAGTACCGTATACCGCTTATAAAGTAAAAGATATTGAGCTTGCTGAATACGGACGCCGGGAAATAGAACTTGCCGAAGCTGAAATGCCAGGTTTGATGGCACTTCGTAAAGAATATGGAGCATCTAAGCCTTTAAAAGGAGCGAGAATTGCGGGATGTTTGCATATGACAATTCAAACTGCGGTTCTTATTGAAACTCTTGTAGAGCTTGGAGCAAATGTTACCTGGAGTTCATGTAACATTTTTTCTACTCAAGATCATGCTGCTGCTGCTATTGCTGCTGCCGGAATTCCGGTTTACGCATGGAAAGGACTTACTGAAGAGGAATTTAACTGGTGTATCGAGCAAACACTTTTCTTCGGAGAAGATCGTAAGCCATTGAATATGATCCTTGATGATGGTGGGGATCTTACCAATATGGTGCTGGATGAATATCCAGAACTTGCTGAAGGCATCAAAGGACTTTCTGAAGAGACTACCACTGGAGTTCACAGATTGTATGAGCGCATGAAAAAAGGAACACTTCCTATGCCTGCCATCAATGTAAACGACTCGGTTACTAAATCGAAATTTGACAATAAGTACGGATGTCGTGAAAGCGCAGTAGATGCGATTCGTCGTGCTACCGATGTGATGCTTGCTGGTAAACGTGTGGTTGTTTGTGGTTATGGTGATGTTGGTAAAGGAACTGCACAATCTTTTAAAGGTGCTGGTTCTATTGTAACCGTTACTGAAATTGACCCTATTTGTGCATTACAGGCGGCGATGGATGGTTTTGAAGTGAAGCAACTTGAAACGGTGCTTCCTAAAGCAGATATCGTGATCACAACTACCGGAAATAAGGATATTGTTCGTCCAGAGCATTTTGAAGCGATGAAAGATAAGACGATCGTGGCCAATATTGGTCATTTTGACAATGAGATCGCTGTTTCCTGGTTAAATGAAAAGCACGGAGATTCTAAAGTAGAGATCAAACCTCAAGTAGATAAGTATACCATCAATGGGAAGGACATTATTCTTCTTGCTGAAGGTCGTTTAGTAAACCTTGGTTGTGCTACAGGTCACCCAAGTTTTGTAATGAGTAACTCATTTACAAACCAGACGCTGGCACAAATAGAACTTTGGAAAAATACCGATGAATATAAAAATGAAGTTTATATGCTTCCGAAGCATTTAGATGAAAAAGTAGCAAAACTTCACCTGGAAAGAATCGGTGTGGAGCTTACAGAGCTTAAACAAGACCAGGCTGAATATATCGGGGTAACGGTTGAAGGGCCTTACAAACCTGAATATTACAGATACTAA
- the arfB gene encoding alternative ribosome rescue aminoacyl-tRNA hydrolase ArfB, with protein sequence MDEEFVLTELDYKAVRSSGPGGQHANKTATKVELSFDVENSQALSDQEKKRIFNKLSGRINKEGILKMNSEDSRSQHTNKDIVTQNFLFEIKEVLKKPKRRKKTKPTRASKIKRLKAKKKKSEIKANRKDPLK encoded by the coding sequence ATGGATGAAGAATTCGTTCTAACTGAACTGGACTATAAAGCAGTGCGAAGCTCCGGTCCCGGTGGTCAGCATGCAAATAAGACGGCAACAAAAGTAGAGTTAAGTTTTGATGTTGAAAATTCTCAGGCGCTTTCTGATCAGGAAAAGAAACGCATATTTAATAAGTTATCGGGAAGGATCAATAAAGAAGGGATTCTTAAGATGAATAGTGAGGATTCCAGGAGTCAGCACACCAATAAAGATATTGTAACTCAAAATTTCCTTTTTGAGATTAAAGAAGTACTTAAAAAACCTAAACGTCGTAAGAAGACAAAACCTACGAGGGCTTCAAAAATTAAAAGATTGAAAGCCAAAAAGAAAAAATCTGAAATTAAGGCAAATAGAAAAGATCCCTTAAAGTAA
- a CDS encoding DUF4301 family protein, protein MNFSQKDILQIEEKGLSTQEVEEQVEIFKRGNIKVNITEAATVGNGISRIEPAGKKELISFYDAEKDNHSILKFVPASGAASRMFKALHNFAGEFDPENDTLRDYLDKKQDADLQRFFNHMEQLPFYEHAVERAKKNHSDYEDLSNDKRHKILVKTILESDGLYLSNLPKGLVPFHKYNMNTATAFEEHLLEAAKYVEVNGVAKLHFTVAKGDKDKFKGEWKEIQERVENETGVKFEIEYSYQDPKTDTIAVDNNFELFRTEENDLFFRPGGHGALIENLNQLDAEIVFVKNIDNVVTEEAMQNVANYKKMLGGKLFKVQQQIFKYLETLEKGNVPSEKLDEIQRFLNEELFIKSSSNHDLFIEDLKEKLHRPLRVCGMVKNEGEPGGGPFLVKDKNGEISLQIIEGAQIDNDNPEQAKTARESTHFNPVDIVCSLKDHNGEGFDLPGYVDKEMSFIADKTKYGKALKALERPGLWNGGMAKWNTIFVEVPVETFNPVKTVSDLLKDSHQAS, encoded by the coding sequence GTGAATTTTAGTCAAAAAGATATTTTGCAGATTGAAGAGAAAGGGCTTTCAACCCAAGAAGTCGAGGAGCAGGTGGAGATCTTTAAGCGAGGAAATATTAAGGTGAATATTACCGAAGCTGCGACCGTAGGAAATGGAATAAGCAGGATAGAGCCAGCAGGTAAAAAAGAATTGATCAGTTTTTATGATGCTGAAAAAGATAATCACAGCATCCTGAAATTTGTACCGGCTTCTGGTGCGGCATCCAGAATGTTCAAAGCATTGCACAATTTTGCAGGTGAATTTGATCCTGAAAATGATACTTTAAGAGATTATCTTGATAAAAAGCAGGATGCCGATCTTCAGCGTTTTTTCAATCATATGGAGCAGTTGCCATTTTATGAACACGCTGTGGAGAGAGCTAAAAAGAATCATTCAGATTATGAAGATCTTTCCAACGATAAAAGGCATAAGATATTAGTAAAGACTATTTTGGAGTCTGATGGTTTGTATTTAAGCAATCTTCCAAAAGGATTAGTGCCATTTCATAAGTATAATATGAATACTGCCACTGCTTTTGAAGAACACTTGTTGGAAGCAGCGAAATATGTTGAGGTAAATGGAGTTGCTAAACTGCATTTTACGGTTGCAAAAGGAGATAAAGATAAATTTAAGGGAGAATGGAAAGAGATCCAGGAAAGAGTAGAAAACGAGACCGGGGTTAAATTTGAAATCGAATATTCCTATCAGGATCCTAAGACAGATACTATCGCGGTAGATAATAATTTTGAGCTTTTTAGAACTGAAGAGAATGACCTCTTCTTCAGACCCGGAGGCCATGGTGCTTTGATAGAAAATCTAAATCAGTTAGATGCAGAGATTGTTTTTGTTAAAAATATTGACAATGTGGTAACTGAAGAGGCAATGCAAAATGTTGCGAATTATAAAAAGATGTTAGGAGGGAAGCTTTTCAAGGTTCAGCAACAAATTTTCAAGTATTTAGAAACCCTGGAAAAAGGAAATGTACCTTCTGAAAAATTGGATGAAATTCAGCGTTTTTTAAATGAGGAGCTTTTCATTAAAAGCTCATCTAATCATGATTTATTTATTGAAGATCTGAAAGAGAAATTACATCGTCCGCTAAGAGTATGCGGAATGGTTAAAAACGAGGGAGAACCCGGAGGAGGTCCTTTTCTTGTAAAAGATAAAAATGGAGAAATCTCACTTCAAATTATTGAAGGTGCTCAGATAGATAATGATAATCCAGAACAGGCAAAAACAGCGCGGGAATCAACTCATTTTAACCCGGTAGATATCGTTTGTAGTCTGAAAGATCATAACGGAGAAGGTTTCGATCTACCTGGATATGTAGATAAGGAAATGAGCTTTATCGCTGATAAGACTAAGTATGGAAAAGCCTTAAAGGCTCTAGAACGTCCCGGTCTATGGAATGGAGGCATGGCAAAATGGAATACCATTTTTGTGGAAGTTCCTGTAGAAACATTTAATCCTGTTAAAACAGTTTCAGATCTATTGAAAGACTCCCATCAGGCTTCATAA
- a CDS encoding AAA family ATPase, translated as MEEKLAQRPASCIKIVLFGSESTGKTTLSEDLASHYKEPMVKEFMREYLQGVWDTEKRICEPKDIIPIAEGQMEAENKLSKQADNLLICDTDLLELKVYSEAYYEGYCDPQLLKHALNNHYHLYFLTYIDVPWTPDDLRDKPHDREGMFQRFQNTLDKHQKPYFILKGNREERLNNAVKKIDQLLKDKDREF; from the coding sequence ATGGAAGAAAAACTTGCGCAACGACCTGCGTCCTGCATAAAAATTGTCCTTTTCGGGTCTGAGTCTACGGGAAAGACCACTCTCTCCGAAGATCTCGCCAGTCACTACAAGGAGCCCATGGTGAAAGAATTTATGCGGGAATATCTTCAAGGAGTCTGGGATACTGAAAAACGCATCTGTGAACCTAAAGATATTATTCCAATCGCAGAAGGGCAGATGGAAGCCGAAAACAAACTTTCAAAACAAGCAGATAACCTGCTAATTTGCGATACAGACTTGCTGGAACTTAAAGTATATTCCGAAGCTTATTATGAGGGCTATTGCGATCCTCAACTTCTTAAACATGCGTTAAACAACCATTATCATCTCTACTTTTTGACGTATATTGATGTTCCCTGGACACCAGATGATTTGAGAGATAAACCTCACGATCGTGAAGGGATGTTTCAAAGATTTCAGAATACTCTGGATAAACATCAAAAACCTTATTTCATTTTAAAAGGAAACAGGGAAGAGCGTTTAAATAACGCAGTGAAAAAAATTGACCAACTATTAAAAGATAAGGATCGTGAATTTTAG